One region of Drosophila subobscura isolate 14011-0131.10 chromosome J, UCBerk_Dsub_1.0, whole genome shotgun sequence genomic DNA includes:
- the LOC117895140 gene encoding uncharacterized protein LOC117895140, with the protein MSAQEKVIRVGSRKSELALIQTKHVIGRLQKLYPKQRFEIHTMSTFGDRVLNVSLPKIGEKSLFTRDLEDALRNGGVDFVVHSLKDLPTALPTGMAIGAVLEREDARDALVLRDNFQGHTIASLPQGSVIGTSSLRRTAQIRRLYPHLIVCDIRGNLNTRLAKLDAADSKFAGIILAQAGLVRMGWMSRISQVLEPTDLLYAVGQGALAVECRANDVQVLGMLQKLMCLNTTCRILAERSFLKTLGGGCSAPVAVWSKLQGEPLNASSQDVDLSLTGAVWSLDGAIEIRNHLSCALSEKQTSKRGAQQEEQENSSSCDSPPASKRPRNGNCSSGGSSGSSDSNSNSSSPPRPQGSPPVICEDVVACEVLAGYSVEQLTDLASHCPVLSNNNTLGASGDAGGGDADTNNANRCPMQRDVVPHSGGDASGDSDTSSNVNPTPHCPLQMPVGVDFMGECPYVNNETKISYAKAGKCPVTHATAAAAGAVPAQPILPTPPSSRASVGSSIGDELDNVATVSSKCPFAAMHQGSGLEAPTKETGAPPKCPFLQKTVQMFDYADEEQPKPQTVLIEDVENLFCGLYQHPCYSRLVYERANLLGKSLAEELIKKGALDVMKIAQAEIHGKVGTTLTTS; encoded by the exons ATGTCTGCGCAGGAAAAGGTCATTCGAGTGGGGTCGCGAAAGAGCGAG CTGGCTCTCATTCAAACCAAACATGTCATCGGCCGACTCCAGAAACTGTATCCCAAGCAGAGGTTCGAGATAC ACACCATGTCGACGTTCGGGGATCGTGTGCTCAATGTTTCACTGCCCAAAATTGGTGAAAAAAGTCTGTTTACCCGCGATCTGGAAGATGCCCTGCGGAATGGTGGTGTGGATTTTGTGGTTCACTCGCTGAAGGATCTGCCAACCGCTCTGCCCACAGGCATGGCCATCGGAGCAGTCCTAGAGCGCGAGGATGCACGAGATGCTCTGGTGCTACGAGATAATTTTCAAGGCCACACAATAGCCTCTCTGCCGCAGGGGAGTGTGATTG GCACCTCCTCGTTACGTCGCACTGCACAGATCCGACGGCTGTATCCCCATTTGATCGTTTGCGATATCCGGGGGAATCTGAACACTCGACTGGCAAAACTCGATGCCGCAGACTCCAAGTTTGCGGGCATTATACTCGCCCAGGCGGGTCTCGTGCGGATGGGATGGATGAGCCGCATCAGCCAGGTGCTGGAGCCCACCGATCTCCTCTATGCCGTCGGACAGGGCGCCCTGGCCGTCGAGTGTCGTGCGAACGATGTCCAGGTGCTGGGAATGCTGCAGAAACTGATGTGCCTGAATACCACATGCCGCATTCTGGCGGAGCGGAGCTTCCTCAAGACATTGGGCGGCGGCTGCTCTGCACCGGTGGCTGTTTGGAGCAAACTTCAGGGCGAACCGTTgaatgccagcagccaggatgTGGATCTGTCCCTCACGGGCGCCGTCTGGAGTCTGGATGGTGCCATTGAGATCCGAAACCATTTGTCATGTGCCTTGAGCGAGAAGCAAACGAGTAAGCGTGGAGctcagcaggaggagcaggaaaacagcagcagctgcgactcGCCGCCGGCCAGCAAGCGACCAAGGAATGGGAACTGCAGCTCGGGGGGCTCGTCGGGCTCCTCCGATTCGAACTCTAATTCCAGTAGTCCACCCCGGCCGCAGGGCAGTCCCCCGGTGATCTGTGAGGATGTGGTGGCCTGCGAGGTTCTGGCGGGTTACAGCGTGGAGCAGTTGACGGATCTGGCCAGCCACTGCCCTGTtctaagcaacaacaacactctGGGCGCCAGCGGCGATGCAGGAGGAGGCGATGCCGACACCAACAACGCCAATCGGTGCCCAATGCAACGTGATGTGGTCCCCCATTCGGGTGGCGATGCATCAGGAGATTCAGATACATCTTCGAATGTAAATCCAACTCCCCATTGTCCCCTGCAGATGCCAGTGGGCGTGGACTTTATGGGCGAGTGCCCGTACGTGAACAATGAGACGAAAATCTCATATGCCAAGGCCGGCAAATGTCCAGTGAcccatgcaacagcagcggcggcggggGCAGTGCCTGCTCAACCGATTCTACCCACTCCACCGAGCAGTCGGGCCAGcgttggcagcagcatcggtGATGAGCTGGACAATGTGGCAACGGTGTCTTCCAAGTGCCCCTTTGCGGCCATGCACCAGGGCAGTGGCCTCGAGGCGCCGACCAAGGAGACTGGAGCACCCCCAAAGTGTCCGTTCCTCCAGAAGACAGTGCAAATGTTCGACTACGCAGATGAGGAGCAGCCCAAGCCGCAGACGGTGCTCATTGAGGATGTGGAGAACCTCTTTTGCGGTCTGTACCAGCATCCATGCTACAGCCGATTGGTGTACGAGCGAGCGAATCTGCTGGGCAAGTCACTCGCCGAGGAGCTGATCAAAAAGGGCGCACTGGATGTGATGAAGATTGCACAGGCAGAGATCCATGGCAAAGTGGGGACCACCCTGACGACATCCTGA
- the LOC117895142 gene encoding uncharacterized protein LOC117895142, which produces MFLFISRPMGTLGSRMQAIRERLGEDVAGRLDALHLNALRTGLVSMEDLQEAYRKTRDINLNPNRLNHLWLVGIVFFIMVATPVFYETISFLLGVRCFLPNNYLVWEATRPISDCSFCKGVRGPLILSNLTREEFAPHAYSSLPIIVKKAVAHWPAQKSMSFGYIRDLYDSVPGSTDSMCQFQHFNSDMKSLKEIFEMPLGRSNLSQGAPWFVGWSVCHPTVLAELRKLYPRPHFLPEDAEMPHTDFILMGYEQGAVMHLEYIPRLMWQAQLKGNKSWYLAPAPECDHQCQPFSFYVEPGDAVLVDTRLWYHANTIPKGQFSLTIQSEYG; this is translated from the exons atgtttctg TTTATCAGCCGTCCCATGGGGACGCTGGGCAGTCGCATGCAGGCGATTCGCGAGCGTCTCGGCGAGGATGTGGCCGGCAGGCTGGATGCACTCCATCTGAATGCCCTGAGGACGGGTCTGGTGTCCATGGAAGATTTGCAGGAGGCCTATCGCAAGACCCGCGACATAAACCTCAATCCCAATCGCCTGAATCACCTGTGGCTGGTGGGCATCGTTTTCTTCATAATGGTGGCCACGCCAGTCTTCTACGAGACCATCTCGTTTCTGCTCGGCGTGCGCTGCTTCCTGCCCAACAACTACCTGGTGTGGGAGGCCACGCGACCCATCAGCGATTGTTCATTCTGCAAGGGCGTGCGAGGTCCTCTGATTCTGTCGAATTTAACGCGCGAGGAGTTTGCTCCCCACGCATACTCCTCCCTGCCCATCATTGTGAAGAAGGCTGTGGCCCACTGGCCAGCACAGAAAAGTATGAGCTTTGGCTACATTAGGGATCTGTACGACAGTGTGCCCGGCTCCACAGACTCCATGTGCCAATTCCAGCACTTCAACTCGGACATGAAGTCCCTCAAAGAGATCTTTGAGATGCCATTGGGGAGGTCAAATCTCAGCCAGGGAGCACCATGGTTTGTGGGCTGGAGTGTCTGCCATCCTACAGTGCTCGCGGAGCTAAGGAAACTCTATCCCCGACCACATTTCCTGCCCGAAGATGCCGAAATGCCGCACACGGACTTTATACTGATGGGCTACGAGCAGGGCGCTGTGATGCAT CTGGAGTACATACCACGGCTGATGTGGCAAGCGCAGCTGAAGGGCAACAAAAGCTGGTACTTGGCTCCTGCTCCCGAATGCGACCATCAGTGTCAGCCGTTTTCCTTCTATGTGGAGCCCGGAGATGCCGTTCTGGTGGATACGCGCCTCTGGTATCATGCCAATACTATACCCAAGGGCCAGTTCTCGCTCACCATTCAGTCCGAGTACGGGTGA
- the LOC117895148 gene encoding augmin complex subunit msd5, giving the protein MEANKIDFMQFAEKLRNEKYVKHVKCLKDLCVTKSVMKPKVFFDSLPKMLEEEASTTTPTKDLGTVAEYAELFKVLDEYPSNLQKNPKKRELQRSATLDQLELCESMKRLEEQRSAVEVYNEFKGFQKKLAKAYDEAAELEKAESVYAKKLAQLQTFAQQIEKLMPTEGEAPPDAFTADEEQKLLEIAKNMEELNYLRSNSLQLPNPSDIVAGGSLVARLEMFVDVLTFTLMQISSYTAA; this is encoded by the coding sequence ATGGAAGCCAACAAGATCGACTTTATGCAGTTTGCAGAAAAATTAAGGAACGAAAAGTATGTGAAGCATGTAAAGTGCTTGAAGGATCTGTGCGTTACCAAGTCAGTGATGAAGCCCAAGGTGTTCTTCGACAGTCTGCCGAAaatgctggaggaggaggcctcGACAACAACACCAACTAAGGACCTGGGCACGGTTGCCGAATATGCGGAGCTCTTCAAGGTGCTGGACGAGTATCCGAGCAACCTGCAGAAGAATCCCAAGAAGCGAGAGCTGCAGCGCTCTGCGACCTTGGATCAGCTGGAACTGTGCGAGTCCATGAAGCGCCTAGAGGAGCAGCGCAGTGCCGTCGAGGTGTACAACGAGTTCAAGGGGTTCCAAAAGAAGTTGGCCAAGGCCTACGATGAGGCAGCCGAGCTTGAGAAGGCCGAGTCCGTGTATGCAAAGAAGCTTGCGCAGCTCCAGACCTTCGCCCAGCAGATAGAAAAGTTAATGCCAACGGAGGGCGAGGCACCGCCAGATGCGTTCACAGCCGACGAAGAGCAAAAGCTCCTGGAAATAGCCAAAAACATGGAGGAACTGAACTACTTGCGCTCCAACAGTCTGCAGCTGCCGAATCCCAGCGATATTGTTGCTGGCGGTAGCCTGGTGGCACGCCTGGAGATGTTCGTGGATGTCCTCACCTTCACTCTGATGCAAATAAGCTCCTACACTGCGGCCTGA
- the LOC117895151 gene encoding augmin complex subunit msd1: protein MQLSVETKTIRNMTDAVDDLLAGLVANRQTMQRQSAIIDEILEKSNNTLIHIESRNKALAPATAKQQQEKVYNVKPACKQALVKILQNYKQLMQQHRDEREDKHSALDGCLAYRQRVDQLASTMRKLVALCNTVHQMKTHQEDLEAEEQDSP, encoded by the exons ATGCAACTCAGCgtcgaaacaaaaacaattcgaAATATGACTGATGCGGTGGACGATTTATTGGCGGGTCTgg TGGCCAATCGCCAGACCATGCAAAGACAGTCGGCCATCATCGACGAGATCCTGGAGAAGTCGAACAACACCCTGATCCACATCGAGTCGCGAAACAAAGCCCTCGCACCGGCCACagctaagcagcagcaggaaaaggtGTACAACGTGAAGCCGGCCTGTAAGCAGGCGCTCGTCAAGATATTGCAGAACTACAAGCAGCTGATGCAACAGCACAGAGACGAGCGTGAGGACAAACACAGCGCTCTGGATGGCTGCCTGGCGTACCGTCAACGCGTCGACCAATTGGCCAGCACCATGCGCAAGCTGGTGGCCCTGTGCAACACTGTCCACCAAATGAAGACCCACCAGGAGGATCTCgaggcagaggagcaggaCTCGCCATAG